The following are from one region of the Streptococcus sp. 1643 genome:
- the rpmB gene encoding 50S ribosomal protein L28 — protein MAKVCYFTGRKTVSGNNRSHAMNQTKRAVKPNLQKVTVLIDGKPKKVWASARALKSGKVERV, from the coding sequence ATGGCTAAAGTATGTTACTTTACAGGTCGTAAGACTGTATCAGGAAACAACCGTTCACACGCGATGAACCAAACAAAACGTGCCGTAAAACCAAACCTTCAAAAAGTTACGGTTCTTATCGATGGTAAACCTAAAAAAGTTTGGGCTTCAGCTCGTGCTTTGAAATCAGGTAAAGTTGAACGCGTTTAA
- a CDS encoding CD20-like domain-containing protein: protein MKGENVQMKPEEQRVLGILATIFGAIALLGSWIPFINYLSFFIAIVAFILGIIGLIVNLKKRKTMAIIGTSLAVASFVLFFTTQVLYANVYKEFVREFNRSYSEASASMEREEESDLTDDSAYSIPEEEEDDTFTWTQKEFDALIEGDLDNKGKGGTNYKDIIKKHGLPDSEFDSTIGGYDTRKITYISIGDKIKTVTLTFAKQDNGQLLLVQKHAVGLGLEKSKKQNDSETRV from the coding sequence ATGAAGGGAGAAAACGTTCAAATGAAACCAGAAGAACAACGAGTTTTAGGAATCTTAGCAACCATTTTTGGAGCCATCGCACTTTTAGGGTCCTGGATTCCATTTATTAACTATCTATCATTTTTCATCGCCATTGTCGCATTTATCTTGGGGATTATCGGCCTTATCGTCAATCTCAAAAAACGGAAAACCATGGCCATTATCGGAACATCCCTCGCAGTTGCTTCTTTTGTACTTTTCTTTACGACCCAAGTACTGTACGCTAATGTCTACAAAGAGTTTGTCAGGGAGTTTAACCGTTCCTACAGCGAGGCAAGTGCCTCAATGGAGCGCGAAGAAGAAAGCGACTTGACAGATGATAGCGCCTATTCCATCCCAGAGGAGGAAGAAGACGATACCTTCACCTGGACCCAAAAAGAGTTTGACGCCTTAATCGAAGGTGACCTTGATAACAAAGGAAAAGGTGGTACCAACTACAAGGATATTATCAAAAAACACGGACTACCAGACTCCGAATTTGACTCCACTATCGGAGGCTATGATACGAGAAAAATCACCTATATCTCCATTGGAGACAAGATCAAGACCGTTACCTTAACTTTTGCAAAACAAGACAATGGACAGCTCTTGCTCGTCCAAAAACATGCAGTCGGTCTAGGTCTAGAAAAAAGCAAGAAACAAAACGATTCTGAAACCAGAGTTTAA
- a CDS encoding YebC/PmpR family DNA-binding transcriptional regulator has translation MGRKWANIVAKKTAKDGANSKVYAKFGVEIYVAAKKGDPDPESNTALKFVIDRAKQAQVPKHVIDKAIDKAKGNTDETFTEGRYEGFGPNGSMLIVDTLTSNVNRTAANVRAAFGKNGGNMGASGSVSYLFDNKGVIVFAGEDADAVFEQLLEADVDVDDVEAEEGTITVYTAPTDLHKAIVALRESGIEEFQVTELEMIPQSEVELSGEDLETFEKLYSVLEDDEDVQKIYTNVDGF, from the coding sequence ATGGGACGTAAATGGGCCAATATCGTAGCCAAGAAAACGGCTAAAGATGGAGCTAACTCTAAAGTATATGCAAAATTTGGTGTAGAGATCTATGTAGCAGCAAAAAAAGGTGATCCAGACCCAGAATCAAACACTGCTTTGAAATTCGTTATCGACCGTGCGAAACAAGCCCAAGTGCCGAAACACGTTATCGATAAAGCGATTGATAAAGCCAAAGGAAACACAGACGAAACCTTTACAGAAGGACGTTACGAAGGATTTGGACCAAATGGTTCTATGCTGATCGTTGATACCTTGACTTCAAACGTCAACCGTACGGCAGCCAATGTCCGTGCAGCCTTTGGTAAGAACGGTGGAAACATGGGTGCTTCTGGTTCAGTTTCATACCTCTTTGATAACAAGGGTGTGATCGTATTTGCAGGTGAGGACGCTGATGCGGTCTTTGAGCAATTGCTCGAAGCAGATGTGGATGTGGACGATGTAGAAGCAGAAGAAGGAACAATCACGGTTTACACTGCTCCAACAGACCTCCACAAGGCTATCGTTGCCCTTCGTGAGTCTGGCATCGAAGAATTCCAAGTGACTGAATTGGAAATGATTCCTCAGTCAGAAGTGGAATTGTCAGGTGAAGACCTTGAAACCTTTGAAAAACTTTACAGTGTTCTTGAGGACGACGAAGACGTACAAAAGATCTACACAAACGTAGATGGATTCTAA
- a CDS encoding ABC transporter ATP-binding protein: MKKLAKRITGKEWGMIVLTILFTCFSVYLELEVPTYISQITELLGTSGTQLGELWSPAAKMIGLSLLAFFSSVMVGFFAARVAASYTTHLRTDVFHRVLDFSQTEIKRFSIPSLLTRTTNDITQVQMLFTMGLQVVTRGPIMAIWAIGKILGKSEYWLWAVVVAVIVNVLMTTVLMTLAFPKQSVIQKLTDKLNSITRESLTGIRVVRAYNAEDYQDKKFEAANDEVTRLNLFVNRLMAIMNPIMMAISSGLSLAIYWIGAYIINDASLTERLPLFSDMVVFMSYAMQVVMGFLLMGALFIVLPRTLVSAGRINQVLDLHSSIENPSHAQTADPSVQGQVEFRDVTFRYSKNSEAVVEHVTFKAEAGQTVAFIGSTGSGKSTLVNLLPRFYDVSDGQILVDGVNVQDYNLEDLRNKVGYIPQKAVLFSGNVKGNLDFGKSKESPLSEAAMWQALELAQSKSFIEDKEAGLASEVAQGGTNFSGGQRQRLAIARALARKLEILIFDDSFSALDYKTDRVLRQELAEKTKSMTKLIVAQRISTIMDADLILVLDQGKVVGQGTHKELLATNEVYQEIAYSQLSKEELEHGK, from the coding sequence ATGAAGAAACTCGCTAAACGTATTACAGGAAAAGAGTGGGGAATGATCGTCCTTACGATTCTGTTTACTTGTTTCTCGGTCTATCTCGAGTTAGAGGTGCCGACTTACATTTCGCAAATTACAGAATTACTGGGAACGTCTGGAACGCAGTTGGGTGAACTCTGGTCACCAGCTGCGAAGATGATTGGTTTGTCTTTATTGGCTTTCTTTTCATCTGTTATGGTTGGTTTCTTTGCCGCTCGTGTTGCAGCATCCTATACAACCCATCTACGCACTGACGTATTTCATCGTGTTTTAGATTTTTCGCAGACAGAGATCAAGCGCTTTTCAATCCCAAGTCTCTTGACTCGGACGACCAATGATATTACCCAGGTACAGATGCTCTTTACCATGGGATTACAGGTAGTGACTCGTGGGCCGATTATGGCTATCTGGGCCATTGGAAAAATCCTTGGGAAATCGGAATACTGGCTCTGGGCGGTCGTTGTGGCTGTTATTGTGAATGTCTTGATGACCACCGTTCTTATGACTCTGGCTTTTCCAAAACAATCGGTCATCCAAAAATTAACAGATAAACTCAATAGTATCACTCGTGAAAGTTTGACTGGGATTCGAGTTGTTCGCGCATACAATGCGGAAGATTACCAAGATAAGAAATTTGAAGCAGCCAACGATGAGGTAACACGTCTCAATCTCTTTGTCAATCGATTGATGGCCATTATGAACCCGATCATGATGGCGATTTCCAGTGGATTGAGTTTAGCCATTTACTGGATTGGTGCCTATATCATCAACGATGCAAGTTTGACAGAACGTCTGCCACTCTTTAGTGATATGGTAGTCTTCATGTCCTATGCTATGCAGGTCGTAATGGGATTTCTTCTCATGGGAGCACTCTTTATTGTTCTTCCTCGTACCTTGGTTTCGGCAGGACGTATCAATCAAGTATTGGATCTGCATTCTTCTATTGAAAATCCTAGTCATGCACAGACAGCGGATCCTTCAGTTCAAGGACAAGTGGAATTCCGTGATGTGACTTTCCGCTACTCTAAAAACTCAGAAGCAGTCGTGGAACATGTCACTTTCAAGGCAGAAGCGGGTCAAACCGTAGCCTTCATCGGATCGACTGGATCAGGAAAGTCCACCCTAGTCAACCTCTTGCCTCGTTTTTACGACGTTTCAGATGGACAAATCCTAGTGGATGGTGTCAATGTACAAGATTACAATTTGGAAGATTTGCGCAATAAGGTCGGCTATATCCCTCAAAAAGCAGTCCTCTTCTCAGGAAATGTCAAGGGGAACTTGGACTTTGGTAAGAGCAAAGAAAGTCCTCTAAGCGAAGCTGCTATGTGGCAAGCCTTGGAATTGGCCCAGTCTAAAAGCTTCATCGAGGACAAGGAAGCAGGTCTTGCATCAGAAGTAGCCCAAGGTGGAACCAACTTCTCAGGAGGTCAAAGACAGCGTTTGGCCATTGCGCGTGCCTTGGCTCGTAAACTAGAGATTCTCATCTTTGATGACTCTTTCTCAGCCTTGGACTACAAGACAGATCGTGTCCTTCGCCAAGAGCTAGCTGAGAAAACAAAATCCATGACCAAGCTCATCGTAGCGCAACGGATTTCTACCATTATGGACGCCGACCTGATCTTAGTTTTGGATCAAGGTAAAGTCGTGGGACAAGGCACCCACAAGGAACTTCTAGCTACCAACGAAGTCTACCAAGAAATTGCCTACTCACAACTATCGAAGGAGGAATTGGAACATGGAAAATAA
- a CDS encoding phosphatase PAP2 family protein yields MKNYQEWYRNISSRLTSHPTLLFLLRSFNRLMTVAMPLVYLTLLVTTYLQLGLGKQVVVYLLVPATGFVILSLFRKKINHPRPYETWDIRPLLEKDSSGQSMPSRHVFSATIISMACFHAWTLIGMIFLICSGLLALVRVLGGVHYPKDVLVGYACGLMWGLLFFLF; encoded by the coding sequence ATGAAAAATTATCAAGAATGGTATCGAAATATCAGCTCTAGGCTCACCAGCCATCCCACCCTTCTATTTCTGTTACGCAGTTTCAATCGTTTGATGACAGTCGCCATGCCTCTGGTCTATTTGACCTTGCTAGTCACTACTTATCTGCAGCTAGGACTTGGGAAGCAAGTTGTGGTCTATTTGCTTGTCCCCGCTACAGGTTTTGTGATCTTGTCCCTTTTTCGTAAGAAAATCAATCATCCGCGTCCCTACGAAACTTGGGATATCCGTCCCCTGCTTGAAAAAGATAGTTCGGGACAGTCGATGCCTAGTCGCCATGTCTTTTCAGCAACTATCATCTCCATGGCCTGTTTCCATGCTTGGACTTTGATCGGAATGATCTTTCTTATTTGCTCAGGACTCTTAGCCTTGGTCCGAGTACTAGGTGGTGTTCATTATCCCAAGGATGTCTTGGTTGGCTATGCTTGTGGTCTCATGTGGGGGCTCCTTTTCTTCTTATTTTGA
- a CDS encoding ABC transporter ATP-binding protein, translating to MENKKVSVWKQCKPYMAGLQLPLLIAVVAAVISSIITVYGPTKIKEITNLISDGLATEIDLVAVSNIASFLVILYVFGAILNYTQAYIFSTSIQHFSKRLRTAIAEKINRLPLGYFDRHSQGDTLSRVTNDVDTAAQSLNQSLGTVLSASFLLIAVLVTMFGMNWILALVTVVSTLVGFAAVSVIMAKSQGYFKAQQNNLAAVNGYVEEMYSGHNVVTSYNAVDTSKARFAGLNQDLHDSIWKSQFISGIMMPAMFFVGNFSYVLVIIVGAALALEGHITIGIIVAFMVYVRTFSQPLSQIAQGITSLQQASAAMTRVLEFLAEAEMQDESHKERQLSDMKGEVVFDHVSFGYTPERTIIHDFSATAHAGQKVAIVGPTGAGKTTIVNLLMKFYEIDKGSIRIDGVDTKDMKRSEVHDAFSMVLQDTWLFEGTIRDNLIYNQTGISDERMIEAAKAVGIHHFIMTLPDGYDTILDDTVTLSVGQRQLLTIARALIKDAPLLILDEATSSVDTRTEELIQKAMDRLMEGRTSFVIAHRLSTIRNADLILVMKDGNIIEQGNHEELMAQGGFYADLYNSQFTEDEAEE from the coding sequence ATGGAAAATAAAAAAGTTTCGGTCTGGAAACAGTGCAAACCTTATATGGCAGGCCTCCAACTCCCTCTCCTAATAGCAGTTGTGGCTGCAGTCATTTCAAGTATCATTACCGTTTATGGTCCAACTAAGATTAAAGAAATTACTAACTTGATTTCAGATGGTTTGGCTACAGAAATCGACTTGGTAGCTGTGTCAAACATTGCTAGCTTTTTAGTGATTCTCTATGTATTTGGCGCCATCCTTAACTATACACAGGCCTATATATTTTCAACGAGTATCCAACATTTTTCAAAACGCTTGCGGACGGCTATCGCTGAAAAAATCAATCGTTTGCCACTTGGCTATTTTGACCGTCATTCACAAGGAGATACCCTTTCGCGCGTGACCAATGATGTGGATACAGCAGCGCAATCTCTCAACCAAAGTCTAGGGACAGTTCTTTCAGCTAGTTTCTTGTTGATTGCTGTCTTGGTGACCATGTTTGGGATGAACTGGATTTTGGCATTGGTAACCGTTGTATCAACTCTTGTTGGTTTTGCGGCGGTTTCCGTAATCATGGCTAAGTCACAGGGTTATTTTAAAGCCCAACAAAATAATCTAGCAGCCGTCAATGGTTATGTGGAAGAGATGTACTCTGGACACAATGTAGTGACCAGCTACAACGCAGTGGACACCTCCAAAGCGAGATTTGCAGGCTTAAACCAAGACTTGCATGATAGTATCTGGAAATCTCAGTTTATCTCTGGTATCATGATGCCAGCCATGTTCTTTGTTGGGAACTTTAGTTATGTCTTAGTCATCATCGTTGGAGCTGCGCTGGCGTTAGAAGGGCATATCACAATAGGGATTATTGTAGCCTTTATGGTTTACGTACGGACCTTCTCCCAACCTCTGTCACAGATTGCCCAAGGGATTACGAGCTTGCAACAAGCGAGTGCAGCCATGACTCGTGTATTAGAATTTCTAGCTGAAGCAGAGATGCAGGATGAATCTCATAAGGAGAGACAATTGAGCGACATGAAAGGGGAAGTAGTCTTTGATCACGTGTCCTTTGGCTATACACCAGAGCGCACCATTATCCATGACTTTTCTGCGACAGCTCATGCAGGTCAGAAGGTTGCTATCGTTGGACCGACTGGGGCTGGGAAGACAACCATTGTCAATCTTTTGATGAAGTTCTATGAGATAGATAAGGGAAGTATCCGTATCGATGGTGTGGATACCAAGGACATGAAGCGCTCTGAAGTGCACGATGCCTTTTCAATGGTCTTGCAGGATACTTGGCTCTTTGAAGGAACCATTCGTGATAATCTCATCTACAACCAAACAGGGATTAGTGATGAACGAATGATTGAAGCAGCAAAAGCAGTAGGAATCCACCACTTTATCATGACCCTACCAGATGGATACGATACTATTTTAGATGATACAGTGACCTTGTCAGTCGGACAGAGACAGCTCTTAACCATTGCTCGTGCCCTTATCAAAGATGCACCACTCTTGATTTTGGATGAAGCGACATCCTCAGTCGACACACGTACAGAGGAGTTGATTCAAAAAGCCATGGACCGTTTGATGGAAGGTCGAACTTCCTTTGTCATCGCCCACCGCTTGTCAACCATCCGAAATGCAGACTTGATCTTGGTCATGAAAGATGGAAATATCATCGAACAAGGCAATCATGAAGAACTCATGGCTCAAGGTGGTTTCTATGCGGATCTCTATAATAGTCAGTTTACAGAAGACGAAGCAGAAGAATAA
- a CDS encoding Asp23/Gls24 family envelope stress response protein, whose product MTVKINTKDGQIELTDEVIATVVGGAATEIFGVVGMASKNALKDNFQALLGKENYSKGVVIKAAEDGSIAVDVYTVLSYGVKISEVSKNIQERVRFSLENQLGITAQTVNVYIQNIKVVGE is encoded by the coding sequence ATGACTGTAAAAATTAATACAAAAGATGGTCAAATCGAACTGACAGATGAAGTGATTGCAACCGTAGTAGGTGGTGCCGCAACTGAGATTTTTGGTGTGGTCGGTATGGCTAGTAAAAATGCCCTCAAAGACAATTTCCAAGCCCTTCTTGGTAAGGAAAATTATTCTAAGGGTGTTGTTATAAAAGCAGCCGAAGATGGTAGCATTGCAGTTGATGTTTATACCGTATTGAGCTACGGAGTAAAGATAAGCGAAGTGTCAAAAAACATTCAAGAGCGTGTTCGTTTTAGTTTAGAAAATCAACTAGGAATTACTGCTCAGACTGTGAATGTCTACATTCAAAATATCAAAGTTGTAGGAGAATAA
- a CDS encoding MarR family winged helix-turn-helix transcriptional regulator yields MDKPMLMFKRFGHQVHLMVQKEAKRCGIEFMGGPQGQVLRFLDHCEQKEELVLIKDIEQELNITKSVASNLVKRMVQNGLVELEASPSDKRAKFVRLTEKSHSQMQKVKEFFDRIDQSLLEGVSKSDLAIFEKVLGQLQANVEKIGGENEETR; encoded by the coding sequence ATGGACAAGCCGATGTTAATGTTCAAACGTTTTGGACACCAGGTTCATCTGATGGTACAGAAAGAAGCCAAGCGATGTGGCATTGAATTTATGGGTGGACCGCAAGGGCAGGTTCTGCGTTTTTTAGATCATTGTGAACAAAAAGAGGAACTGGTCTTGATTAAGGATATCGAGCAGGAACTCAATATTACCAAATCTGTGGCGAGTAATCTAGTCAAGCGTATGGTGCAAAATGGTTTGGTTGAGTTAGAGGCCAGCCCGAGCGATAAGCGGGCAAAATTTGTTCGCCTGACGGAGAAATCGCATTCGCAGATGCAAAAAGTTAAGGAATTTTTTGATCGGATTGATCAGAGTCTGCTAGAGGGGGTTTCAAAGTCAGACTTAGCAATCTTTGAAAAGGTACTCGGGCAATTGCAAGCAAATGTAGAAAAAATAGGAGGAGAGAATGAAGAAACTCGCTAA
- a CDS encoding LytTR family DNA-binding domain-containing protein — protein sequence MKLRIEIDGNLEETEIVIKTPTLTDEIADLQRLLQESKAPRLTFYKGTGEYYLDLSEILFFETEGSKIYAHNQKEAYEVRLKLYELESILPRYFSRVSKSTIANIRQIYSVDKSFSGTGTISFYQTHKEVHVSRHYQSLLKENLRNMR from the coding sequence ATGAAGTTACGAATTGAGATTGACGGCAATTTAGAGGAGACTGAAATTGTCATCAAGACCCCCACTTTGACAGATGAAATTGCAGACTTGCAACGACTTTTGCAAGAGTCAAAGGCTCCGAGGTTGACTTTTTACAAGGGGACAGGTGAATATTATCTAGACCTGTCAGAAATTCTCTTCTTTGAAACAGAAGGGAGCAAGATCTACGCTCATAACCAGAAGGAAGCCTATGAAGTTCGTCTCAAACTTTATGAGTTGGAGTCTATCTTGCCTCGCTATTTTAGTCGAGTTTCCAAGTCAACGATCGCAAACATCCGTCAGATTTACTCAGTGGACAAGTCCTTTTCAGGAACGGGGACCATTTCCTTTTATCAGACGCACAAGGAGGTTCATGTCTCACGGCATTACCAATCCCTCCTAAAAGAAAATCTAAGAAATATGAGGTAA